The following are encoded together in the Halorubrum lacusprofundi ATCC 49239 genome:
- a CDS encoding RNA-guided endonuclease InsQ/TnpB family protein: protein MNYNYRYRLRPSDALEQQLAWTVDTCRQVYNHFLHRLNRTDDTSAYSEQKLLPSLKKWWNDLKHVHSKVLQKVVQRLYDNLSTLRGRKENGYHVGTLKWKAPSEYRSFTYGQSGFKLKNTSGRTRLWLSKLGEIPLTFHRALPDDAEIKTVTVKQEPTGKWYAILGVETPDDPPAKPETPEKCVGIDVGILKYAHDTDGTAVESFDLSDERERLERAQRDLSRKEHGSTNWEKQRRVVAERHAELKNKRRDFLHKLSNYYAREYDFVAVEDLDVKGLIELPGNSRNRAGAAWGTFLRMLEYKCEREGTYFIAVNPRGTTKECASCDASTEKPLWVREHSCPACGFEADRDANAAWNILSRGITKRLGAGRSESTPVETALPVDTSVSAKRVVETGSPTLKREPSGER from the coding sequence GTGAACTACAACTACAGGTATCGACTCCGACCGTCCGACGCTCTCGAACAACAGTTAGCGTGGACTGTCGATACCTGTAGACAGGTATACAACCACTTCCTCCACCGGCTCAACCGCACTGACGACACCTCGGCATACAGCGAGCAGAAACTCCTGCCGAGCCTCAAGAAGTGGTGGAACGACCTGAAACACGTTCACTCGAAAGTCCTTCAGAAAGTCGTACAACGGCTGTACGACAACCTCTCAACGCTTCGTGGTCGTAAAGAGAATGGCTACCACGTCGGGACGCTCAAGTGGAAGGCACCGAGCGAGTACCGCAGTTTCACCTACGGTCAATCCGGCTTCAAGCTCAAGAACACGAGCGGTCGGACTCGGCTGTGGCTCTCGAAGCTCGGAGAAATCCCGCTCACCTTCCACCGCGCCCTCCCCGACGACGCCGAAATCAAGACGGTCACAGTCAAACAGGAACCGACCGGGAAGTGGTACGCCATCCTCGGCGTCGAAACCCCGGACGACCCGCCCGCGAAACCGGAGACTCCCGAGAAGTGCGTTGGCATCGACGTAGGGATTCTCAAGTACGCCCACGACACCGACGGAACAGCTGTCGAATCGTTCGATCTATCCGATGAACGTGAGCGGTTGGAACGCGCCCAACGCGACCTCTCGCGGAAGGAACACGGTTCCACAAATTGGGAGAAACAGCGCCGTGTCGTGGCCGAGCGTCACGCCGAGTTGAAGAACAAGCGACGGGACTTCCTCCACAAGCTCTCGAACTACTACGCCCGCGAATACGACTTCGTGGCCGTGGAGGACTTGGACGTAAAGGGCTTGATCGAACTGCCTGGCAACTCGCGGAACCGAGCGGGAGCGGCGTGGGGAACGTTCCTACGGATGCTCGAATACAAGTGCGAACGGGAAGGAACGTATTTTATCGCGGTGAATCCTCGTGGGACGACGAAAGAGTGTGCGTCCTGCGACGCTTCGACGGAGAAGCCGCTGTGGGTGCGGGAGCATTCCTGTCCGGCGTGTGGTTTCGAGGCGGATAGAGACGCGAACGCGGCGTGGAACATTCTTTCTCGCGGTATCACAAAGCGGTTAGGAGCGGGACGCTCCGAATCAACGCCTGTGGAGACTGCGCTCCCTGTGGATACCTCGGTATCTGCAAAGCGCGTCGTGGAAACAGGAAGCCCCACCCTCAAGCGCGAGCCGTCAGGCGAGCGGTAG
- a CDS encoding phage integrase SAM-like domain-containing protein — MNQNTPSARDGTTPLTSSFDRYLQDKGKGRGGDGGNYRRNAARELDWFAEWAAGGRGNDGWTGIVPDDANRDPTFGDLDERVFREYARHLAGDRGLKQNTVQTYYRYISAWCGWCVNEGYLEAHYAQRASAMAPLPEDDGRKPGDQQAWTSEQRHALTRHVDERARDAVEAYTTLPVDTDPLDKQRARYAALKAARDRALVFVLAYTAVRVGELLRDPNDPRRRGVRWEEISLDDGSMDVYRKKQQWDAASLPDPVISPLRSYRRLMDPLTERWPVFPTFDHRTLSGLVRDELADRGERPEAINEKRSEYARDLLLALDEDIRPPSITTDGARSILQRLSEAAEIDIGHPKHDYLAPHGGRRGMGEVLVRAFGYTVAARYLDNSEEMVRERYSHIEAGELGDVATEALNEIDPMNL, encoded by the coding sequence ATGAATCAGAACACCCCCTCGGCACGCGATGGTACGACACCGCTCACGAGTTCCTTCGACCGCTACCTACAGGACAAGGGGAAAGGTCGCGGTGGCGACGGCGGAAATTACCGGCGCAACGCGGCGCGCGAGCTCGATTGGTTCGCCGAGTGGGCTGCTGGCGGCCGCGGCAACGACGGCTGGACCGGGATCGTCCCCGACGACGCCAACCGCGACCCCACCTTCGGGGACCTCGACGAACGTGTCTTCCGTGAGTACGCCCGGCATCTCGCTGGTGACCGTGGCCTCAAACAGAACACCGTCCAAACCTATTATCGCTATATCTCTGCGTGGTGTGGCTGGTGCGTCAATGAGGGGTATCTCGAAGCGCACTACGCGCAGCGGGCGAGCGCGATGGCGCCGCTGCCGGAGGACGACGGCCGCAAGCCCGGCGACCAGCAGGCTTGGACGTCCGAACAACGCCATGCCCTCACCCGCCACGTCGACGAACGGGCTCGCGATGCCGTCGAAGCGTACACGACACTTCCGGTGGATACTGATCCCCTCGACAAGCAGCGAGCGCGCTATGCGGCGCTGAAGGCGGCTCGTGACCGGGCTTTGGTGTTCGTCCTCGCGTACACAGCTGTCCGTGTCGGGGAACTGCTCCGAGATCCGAACGACCCGCGCCGGCGCGGCGTCCGATGGGAGGAGATCTCTCTCGACGACGGGAGTATGGACGTTTACCGGAAGAAACAGCAGTGGGACGCCGCGAGTCTCCCTGATCCGGTGATTTCTCCGCTGCGGAGCTACCGCCGGCTAATGGACCCACTAACGGAGCGGTGGCCAGTGTTTCCGACGTTCGACCACCGGACTCTGTCGGGGCTTGTGCGGGACGAACTGGCCGATCGAGGGGAACGCCCGGAGGCAATCAATGAGAAGCGTAGCGAGTACGCTCGCGACCTGTTGCTGGCGCTCGACGAAGACATTCGGCCGCCGTCGATCACGACAGATGGAGCACGATCGATTCTCCAGCGGCTCTCAGAGGCGGCGGAAATCGACATCGGCCATCCGAAACATGACTATCTCGCCCCCCACGGTGGCCGGCGTGGGATGGGGGAAGTCCTTGTCCGGGCGTTCGGATATACGGTTGCAGCCCGGTATCTCGATAACTCGGAGGAAATGGTTCGTGAACGGTATTCGCATATTGAGGCCGGTGAATTGGGCGATGTCGCAACGGAAGCACTCAACGAGATTGATCCTATGAATCTGTAA
- a CDS encoding IS5-like element ISHla2 family transposase — protein sequence MKTLPKSQILRFTEKAIHLARRAVSRYSSKFSKHRYTLPQHVVLLCLKVRKNTTYRGLLDELIEMPRIRQALGLTELPTPSTLCKAFNRLDMAVWRVVLTLSATLLPTSGIVGVDASGFDRSHASKHYTKRAELTIQQLKVTLLVDTKVNAILDLHVTTTRKHDSQIAPSLVKRNPETIDILLGDKGYDDQKIRRLARHHEVRPLIKHREFTSLHKAWNARLDADLYGQRSQSETVNSTLKRKYGAFVRSRQWWKQFRELVLRCLVHNIDRAL from the coding sequence ATGAAGACCCTCCCGAAGTCGCAGATTCTCCGTTTTACTGAGAAGGCGATCCACCTAGCACGCCGAGCAGTCTCTCGATACTCCTCGAAGTTTTCTAAACACCGCTATACACTCCCGCAGCACGTTGTTCTACTGTGTCTCAAAGTTCGGAAGAACACGACCTATCGTGGTCTGCTTGACGAACTGATCGAGATGCCACGCATTCGTCAAGCTCTTGGATTAACTGAACTACCTACGCCATCAACGCTCTGTAAGGCGTTCAATCGGCTTGATATGGCTGTATGGCGTGTTGTATTGACTCTCTCAGCGACGCTACTTCCGACGAGTGGAATCGTTGGAGTTGATGCGTCAGGGTTCGACCGCAGTCACGCCTCAAAACATTACACGAAACGGGCTGAACTCACGATTCAGCAGCTCAAAGTGACGCTGTTGGTAGATACGAAAGTGAACGCAATTCTCGATCTGCACGTGACGACGACACGAAAACACGATAGTCAGATCGCTCCATCGTTGGTCAAACGCAACCCCGAGACCATCGACATTCTGCTCGGTGACAAAGGCTACGACGACCAGAAGATCAGACGACTTGCCCGTCACCACGAGGTTCGGCCACTGATTAAGCATCGTGAGTTCACATCTCTCCACAAGGCATGGAACGCACGCTTAGACGCTGATCTCTACGGACAGAGAAGTCAATCAGAGACGGTCAACTCAACGCTCAAACGAAAGTACGGTGCCTTCGTTCGCTCCCGACAATGGTGGAAACAGTTCCGTGAACTCGTTCTTAGATGTCTTGTCCACAATATCGACCGAGCCCTCTAA
- a CDS encoding ISH3-like element ISHla1 family transposase: MSKTKQADGEIHEDQLLNFLVNRLDEEVSLSLANNAEITAEDIYEVLVGACADGTSVSTLCASSQNSPAGNTVLYHLRTKFEPERLERVANTLLRKDLDELLPEQVEVCADLHLRPYYGDEDDTDGLYHSVAKRGTTAFHAYATLYARVKNKRYTLAVRRLKDGDTASSVLAEFFGVLDGLDAGVKAVYLDRGFYDSKCLTLLQAHNYAYVIPIIRWGEAIQQELSEGWSRVIQHDLTGKLDGHSWTVDFPVYIDCTYLNGKYDENGVARHGYAADAPFIDSPRDARYHYSKRFGIESSYRLFEQAIATTTTRDPTVRLLYVVVSLLLQNVWRYLHYEYVATPRRGGRRLWWWPYKEFVNMIRRAAWTALAVRRAVPANRPPDDRFHR; encoded by the coding sequence GTGTCTAAAACCAAACAAGCAGACGGTGAGATCCACGAGGACCAGCTTCTTAACTTTCTCGTCAACCGCCTTGACGAGGAAGTTTCGCTCTCGTTAGCCAATAACGCTGAAATCACTGCTGAAGACATCTATGAGGTCCTCGTCGGCGCTTGCGCCGACGGGACCTCTGTCTCTACGCTCTGTGCGTCGAGCCAGAACTCACCCGCTGGGAACACGGTCCTCTACCATCTTCGGACGAAGTTCGAGCCGGAACGGCTCGAACGAGTCGCTAACACGCTCCTGCGAAAGGATCTCGATGAATTGCTCCCCGAACAGGTGGAGGTCTGCGCAGACCTCCACCTGCGGCCCTACTACGGTGACGAAGACGACACAGACGGCCTCTATCACTCGGTAGCGAAGCGTGGAACCACTGCGTTCCACGCCTATGCCACACTCTACGCGCGTGTGAAGAACAAACGCTACACGCTGGCGGTACGCCGTCTCAAAGACGGCGATACCGCAAGTAGTGTCCTCGCTGAGTTCTTCGGTGTCCTCGACGGCCTTGACGCCGGGGTCAAGGCCGTCTACCTTGATCGCGGATTCTACGACAGTAAGTGTCTCACGCTGCTTCAGGCGCACAATTACGCGTACGTGATCCCGATCATCCGGTGGGGTGAGGCGATTCAGCAAGAGCTCTCGGAAGGATGGAGTCGCGTCATTCAGCATGATCTGACGGGGAAACTCGACGGTCACAGCTGGACCGTCGATTTTCCCGTCTACATCGACTGTACGTACCTAAATGGGAAGTATGACGAGAACGGTGTGGCGCGTCACGGCTACGCCGCTGACGCGCCGTTCATCGACTCACCACGGGACGCTCGATACCACTACTCGAAACGCTTCGGTATCGAGTCAAGCTATCGCTTGTTTGAGCAAGCGATAGCGACAACGACAACACGAGATCCAACGGTACGGCTGCTGTACGTGGTGGTGAGTCTCCTCTTACAGAACGTCTGGCGGTACCTTCACTACGAGTATGTGGCGACGCCCCGCCGAGGCGGGCGTCGCCTCTGGTGGTGGCCGTACAAGGAGTTCGTCAATATGATTCGACGAGCTGCGTGGACGGCCCTCGCGGTGCGTCGGGCCGTCCCCGCGAATCGGCCACCTGACGACCGATTCCACCGCTAA
- a CDS encoding RNA-guided endonuclease InsQ/TnpB family protein, producing the protein MDVRRTAVVKLTVSDEQRDALHRTAEQYLYCANRTADYCWSDTSYTECKTNKREVRDALYSKLREETDLQAQLVQAAIKRAVEAVKACVERWKNGQRVSQPTFTAETMDYDTRSATFYRNKVSLATVEGRVEPSFVLPADSPTPYERYVLSENYEFRESTLRYDAATDEFYLNISMRRTDGDDEVSEDTGHPDQTVLGIDLGVNSLAVSSTGTFWQGDDYDHWCREFEKRRGEMQHCGTQAAHKALLRLGKREEAWRKQYIHTIANELVSEAIEHDCDVIAFEDLNDIREGLPQAKWHHVWAFRRLFEYVSYKAPEQGVSVEQVEPNHTSQRCSRTDCGFTHPNNRQGEHFECQKCGYEVNADYNAAKNIGLRYARKRTHRLRSSPKSGNGDAQVDVRINGGTLNGGSHQPIAGD; encoded by the coding sequence ATGGATGTGCGTCGAACTGCCGTCGTGAAACTCACCGTTTCCGACGAGCAACGCGACGCACTCCACCGAACCGCCGAGCAATACCTGTACTGCGCGAACCGAACCGCTGATTACTGTTGGTCCGACACCTCTTACACCGAGTGTAAGACCAACAAGCGAGAGGTGCGTGACGCGCTCTACTCCAAACTTCGAGAGGAGACAGACCTACAGGCCCAGCTTGTTCAAGCCGCCATCAAACGCGCTGTTGAAGCTGTCAAAGCGTGTGTCGAACGATGGAAAAATGGACAGCGCGTCTCTCAACCGACGTTCACCGCCGAAACGATGGACTACGACACGCGCAGCGCGACCTTCTACCGGAACAAGGTGTCGCTGGCAACTGTTGAGGGACGAGTCGAACCGTCGTTCGTTCTCCCGGCAGACAGTCCGACGCCCTACGAGCGGTACGTACTCTCTGAGAACTACGAGTTCCGCGAGAGTACGCTTCGGTACGACGCGGCCACTGACGAGTTCTATCTCAACATTTCGATGCGGCGGACAGACGGTGACGATGAGGTTTCGGAAGATACCGGGCACCCCGATCAAACGGTCCTCGGTATCGACCTCGGCGTCAATAGCCTCGCTGTGTCCTCAACCGGGACGTTCTGGCAGGGAGACGACTACGACCACTGGTGTCGTGAGTTCGAGAAGAGGCGTGGTGAGATGCAACACTGTGGGACGCAAGCCGCACACAAGGCTCTGCTTCGCCTCGGGAAGCGTGAAGAAGCATGGCGGAAACAGTACATCCACACGATCGCAAACGAACTCGTCTCGGAAGCCATCGAACACGACTGCGATGTGATCGCGTTCGAGGACTTGAATGACATTCGAGAGGGGCTTCCGCAAGCTAAATGGCACCACGTCTGGGCGTTCCGACGCCTGTTTGAGTATGTCTCGTACAAAGCCCCTGAACAGGGTGTCTCCGTGGAACAGGTCGAGCCGAACCACACGTCCCAACGTTGTTCTCGGACAGACTGTGGGTTTACGCACCCGAACAACCGCCAGGGAGAACACTTTGAGTGCCAGAAGTGCGGGTACGAAGTGAACGCGGATTACAACGCGGCGAAGAACATCGGGCTCCGGTACGCTCGAAAGCGGACACACAGACTCCGTTCCTCGCCCAAGTCGGGGAACGGAGACGCACAAGTAGACGTGCGTATAAATGGTGGAACGTTGAACGGCGGGAGTCACCAGCCTATTGCTGGCGACTGA
- a CDS encoding nucleotidyltransferase domain-containing protein: protein MNVLSANDLVVESPESNRRPVQINRQRLSIPDDPILRIPQPEYHQPVKAAVSELRENINDVVGIILYGSVARGEADRRSDIDLWVLTRSGRTASQREANAIARDLEDTAFDGDRYAYDIDVEAVQAIPAYTEDIREIVVSGIPILKTSDFEIVENLLLEEGTADE, encoded by the coding sequence GTGAACGTTCTCAGCGCGAACGACCTGGTCGTCGAATCACCCGAAAGCAACCGGCGACCCGTCCAGATCAACAGACAGCGCCTGTCGATTCCAGACGATCCGATCCTCCGGATCCCCCAACCAGAGTATCACCAACCCGTCAAAGCCGCGGTTTCGGAGCTCCGTGAGAACATCAACGACGTCGTGGGCATCATTCTGTATGGGAGTGTGGCTCGGGGCGAGGCTGACCGACGGAGCGATATCGATCTCTGGGTGCTAACCCGGTCTGGGCGGACCGCAAGCCAACGAGAAGCGAACGCCATTGCCCGTGATCTCGAAGACACGGCGTTCGATGGTGACCGATACGCCTACGATATCGATGTCGAGGCTGTCCAGGCGATCCCGGCGTACACCGAAGACATCCGAGAGATCGTCGTTTCAGGGATTCCGATCCTCAAAACGAGTGACTTCGAAATCGTCGAGAACCTCCTCTTGGAGGAAGGAACTGCTGATGAATAG
- a CDS encoding transposase: MATETLALFEHLEFDFLEEFDVFAPARRGRTRDHHPPALFRAFLHCYYKNVYGIRPVTRELQNTVVWLSCGFDRPPSRDAVDRFLTDLEHVVDEVFDRLVEQAACRGLLDLTYSIDSTDVRTMPADQDASKGYDPTAEEYYHGYGCTIVSTGQKIPIAAEFTESKQAPEETAMRVTCDALAVEKPIWMLGDSAYDTLGWHDHLLAAGVVPVAPYNARNTDDPKDIEYRVEARIDEHSEDVQLKQSTLDETYNRRSGVERTNDAVKDCGLGHVRARGRVHARAQVFLALCLRLVIAITNDERGDNPGSTVITL; encoded by the coding sequence ATGGCGACCGAGACGCTCGCGTTGTTCGAGCATCTTGAGTTCGACTTTCTCGAAGAATTCGATGTGTTCGCCCCCGCTCGCCGGGGGCGAACACGAGATCATCACCCACCAGCACTCTTCCGAGCGTTCCTGCACTGCTACTACAAGAACGTCTACGGCATCCGTCCAGTCACGCGAGAACTCCAGAACACGGTCGTCTGGCTCAGCTGTGGCTTCGATCGACCGCCGTCGAGAGACGCGGTCGATCGCTTCCTCACCGACCTCGAACACGTCGTCGACGAGGTCTTCGACCGCCTCGTCGAGCAGGCCGCCTGCCGCGGCCTGCTCGACTTGACCTACTCCATCGATTCCACCGACGTGAGGACGATGCCCGCCGACCAAGACGCGTCGAAAGGCTACGATCCAACCGCCGAAGAGTACTACCACGGCTACGGCTGTACGATCGTCTCGACCGGGCAAAAGATCCCGATTGCCGCGGAGTTCACCGAGAGCAAGCAAGCGCCAGAGGAGACGGCGATGCGCGTCACGTGTGACGCGCTCGCCGTCGAGAAACCGATCTGGATGCTTGGAGACAGCGCCTACGACACGCTCGGCTGGCACGACCACCTGCTGGCCGCAGGGGTCGTGCCAGTCGCTCCGTACAACGCACGAAACACCGACGATCCGAAAGACATCGAGTACAGGGTCGAAGCCCGCATCGACGAACACAGCGAGGACGTTCAGCTGAAGCAATCGACGCTAGACGAGACGTACAACCGCCGGAGTGGAGTCGAACGAACCAACGACGCCGTCAAGGACTGCGGCCTCGGGCACGTTCGCGCCCGAGGCCGCGTCCACGCACGAGCACAAGTGTTCCTCGCGCTGTGCCTTCGTCTCGTTATTGCGATCACCAACGACGAACGCGGAGACAATCCAGGAAGCACCGTCATCACGCTATGA
- a CDS encoding MBL fold metallo-hydrolase, whose amino-acid sequence MRLSFNHANPNNGNESFLLRFGTGGAETACILVDAGDGVDLDSLLSPSDKLVAICLTHAHVDHYAELTAAHRGDVPIYTSPATATILDDVFDVATNKYDITASEAVTSAITPIDDWTDVVPDIEIHPVPAGHVPGAVGFLFRVTDDDDTHHILATGDFTSRRAGGFPGFDSDGFIDVDVLFLTGATNDKFESAITEALGTAISHAHSGSRTLVTASGLVGPQIAYLLTAITAEYDLHVPIRVVGQVAKLYDELDYECDHVTSIPEFGHTDECLESGVITIAGPDVPREQSSGRLFGVLQEDPNACVVQLIGSGKTPRTTGQCTIHTHTLSNHPTRETLVEVHEAIDPTETVITHRHHGAKEEFNDLSGVVWGSGDTDEHILYDGSQWRFPPWMGGGTVPRDAGRNLQQFAGSELMLSFSVPSLDRHSTPDLDAEGLIADRLASMLHQSQGAGRDSDILDTGSTASVGEPTYSTTQTMPSNNTNSDGADASETPSHGLIRTTGPDGFDEIDPQLQAALDDGSLTEAEISKVIAAQKQAAEKAQDTEIPPTEAESSTDAKTSSSGEEESGESDTEVDVDDSPDEVESSAGTSTTTTDAEHADGRSEVQDATTTNDTTDEDHEQSPQQKANAEDTGESTVSGPEEAKSPAMETLQLNPAAVALADQALAAGSEAETITMVISTAVSEYVAALLAGDAAGTEEELFEIDFQGSPAAEGALRAVVDDEVESLSALAAEGIAAAISSDNSVSREINVLESHYRYLDSILANDDYVFDSYEPVVEAAIAWYVSSNNES is encoded by the coding sequence GTGCGTCTCTCGTTCAATCATGCCAATCCAAACAACGGTAATGAGTCATTCCTCCTTCGATTTGGGACTGGCGGCGCGGAGACGGCATGCATTCTCGTTGATGCTGGTGACGGTGTCGATCTTGATTCGTTGCTGAGTCCGAGTGATAAGTTGGTAGCGATTTGTCTCACTCATGCACACGTCGACCACTATGCGGAATTAACCGCGGCACATCGTGGTGACGTCCCAATATACACGTCTCCGGCCACAGCGACCATCTTGGATGATGTGTTTGATGTTGCCACCAATAAATACGATATCACTGCCTCTGAAGCGGTCACGTCTGCCATAACCCCAATTGATGACTGGACAGATGTTGTTCCCGACATCGAAATCCATCCAGTGCCAGCAGGTCATGTACCGGGAGCAGTCGGGTTCTTGTTCCGAGTGACAGATGACGATGACACGCATCACATATTAGCTACGGGTGATTTCACGTCCCGTCGAGCGGGAGGATTCCCTGGCTTTGACTCAGACGGGTTCATCGACGTCGACGTACTCTTTTTAACGGGTGCGACGAACGACAAGTTCGAATCAGCCATTACAGAGGCGTTGGGGACTGCCATTTCCCACGCCCATAGTGGCTCTCGGACCCTCGTAACTGCGAGCGGGCTTGTTGGCCCACAGATTGCGTATTTGCTCACAGCAATTACCGCTGAGTATGATCTGCACGTTCCGATTCGTGTTGTCGGCCAGGTAGCAAAACTCTATGACGAATTAGACTACGAGTGCGACCACGTAACCTCTATCCCTGAGTTCGGTCATACCGACGAGTGTTTAGAATCCGGCGTTATTACGATTGCTGGGCCAGATGTTCCCCGTGAACAGAGTAGTGGGCGGCTCTTCGGCGTGCTTCAGGAGGATCCGAACGCGTGTGTCGTCCAACTTATTGGATCGGGGAAAACACCGCGGACAACCGGTCAGTGTACGATTCATACGCATACGCTTTCGAATCACCCTACGCGCGAGACGCTTGTTGAGGTGCATGAGGCGATTGATCCGACGGAGACGGTGATTACACACAGGCATCACGGCGCAAAAGAGGAGTTCAATGATCTGTCTGGTGTCGTATGGGGATCGGGGGATACTGATGAACACATTCTCTATGACGGCTCACAGTGGCGTTTCCCGCCGTGGATGGGTGGCGGTACTGTGCCTCGTGATGCGGGTCGTAATCTCCAGCAGTTCGCTGGGTCCGAGCTCATGTTGTCGTTTTCTGTGCCGTCACTTGATCGCCATTCGACTCCCGATCTTGACGCGGAGGGACTCATTGCAGATCGGTTAGCTTCGATGTTACACCAGAGTCAGGGGGCTGGCAGAGATTCGGACATCCTTGACACGGGTAGCACTGCCTCCGTTGGTGAACCAACGTACTCCACGACGCAAACAATGCCGAGTAACAATACGAACTCAGACGGCGCTGACGCATCGGAGACCCCTTCACACGGGTTGATACGTACAACAGGTCCTGATGGTTTTGATGAAATTGATCCGCAGCTGCAGGCTGCTCTTGACGACGGTAGCCTGACGGAAGCTGAGATATCGAAAGTCATAGCTGCACAAAAGCAAGCCGCTGAGAAAGCACAGGATACAGAGATACCGCCGACTGAAGCCGAATCTTCAACTGATGCGAAGACATCGTCTTCAGGTGAAGAAGAGAGCGGTGAGAGTGACACGGAGGTAGACGTCGACGACTCACCAGACGAAGTAGAATCATCTGCTGGGACGTCCACCACGACAACCGATGCCGAACATGCTGACGGTAGATCAGAGGTTCAGGATGCAACTACTACGAACGATACTACTGATGAAGATCACGAGCAATCTCCACAGCAAAAAGCAAATGCCGAAGACACTGGTGAGTCAACTGTGAGTGGGCCTGAGGAAGCTAAGTCGCCAGCGATGGAGACGCTTCAGCTTAATCCAGCTGCTGTCGCGTTGGCTGACCAGGCTCTTGCGGCCGGTTCGGAGGCTGAAACGATCACGATGGTGATTTCAACGGCTGTCAGCGAGTATGTTGCTGCCCTCTTGGCTGGTGACGCTGCTGGTACCGAAGAGGAACTGTTTGAAATTGATTTCCAGGGGAGCCCGGCAGCCGAAGGTGCTCTGAGAGCTGTCGTTGATGACGAGGTAGAGTCCCTATCAGCGCTTGCTGCCGAAGGGATTGCAGCTGCGATTTCAAGCGACAATTCGGTCTCCCGAGAGATTAACGTTTTAGAGAGTCACTATCGGTATCTGGATTCGATACTAGCTAATGACGACTATGTCTTCGATAGCTACGAACCAGTCGTCGAAGCAGCTATTGCTTGGTACGTCTCTTCGAACAACGAGTCATAA
- a CDS encoding vWA domain-containing protein, translating into MDTHITFVLDSSGSMDAIADDTRGGFNTFLKDQRNEEGTATVTLYDFNTTVDQIYETYPVADAPELTDENYKSRGRTALHDAIARAVDETAEDIAAVDQAEQPDNVIIVVLTDGKENASETPKDAVRGRIETRQEADGWEFLFIGANQDAVLTAEGMGIEQDRSLTMAHDGEGTRDAYKSTSETISEARVDGSMSGYNDEDRQRQERDT; encoded by the coding sequence ATGGATACGCACATCACCTTCGTGCTTGACTCTTCAGGGTCAATGGACGCAATCGCTGACGACACCAGAGGCGGATTCAACACGTTTCTCAAAGACCAGCGCAACGAAGAAGGGACAGCGACGGTCACGTTGTACGACTTCAACACCACCGTCGACCAAATCTACGAAACGTATCCCGTTGCCGACGCCCCGGAGCTCACCGACGAGAACTACAAGTCTCGCGGGCGGACAGCGTTGCACGACGCCATCGCTCGGGCAGTCGACGAAACCGCCGAAGACATTGCGGCAGTTGACCAAGCCGAACAACCTGACAACGTTATCATCGTCGTGTTGACTGATGGCAAGGAAAACGCTTCTGAGACACCCAAAGATGCTGTACGAGGCCGTATAGAGACCCGGCAAGAAGCCGATGGCTGGGAGTTCCTCTTTATTGGTGCGAATCAAGATGCAGTGCTAACCGCCGAAGGAATGGGTATTGAACAAGATCGCTCACTAACCATGGCTCACGACGGCGAGGGAACCAGAGACGCCTACAAATCAACATCCGAAACCATCAGTGAAGCCCGTGTAGACGGCTCTATGAGCGGATATAACGACGAAGATCGCCAGCGACAGGAACGCGACACCTAA